The Pieris rapae chromosome 16, ilPieRapa1.1, whole genome shotgun sequence genome includes a region encoding these proteins:
- the LOC110991739 gene encoding esterase E4 — protein MYLMSLYVKKILFQSAKVQRCFITRYSSKTNIMKREPLVNTKNGELRGCIKKLFDGTEYYSFKGIPYAQPPVGKLRFKAPLPAKPWKGVYDALRHGPICPQFEAQTRQVKEGSEDCLYLNVYTKSIESSTKSPVMVFIHGGGFISGSGNTDLYGPEFILQHNVVLVTINYRLEVFGFLNLDIPEVPGNAGMKDQVLALRWVQENINDFGGDSNNVTIFGESAGAASVTYHMVSPMSRKLFHKVIAQSGVCTANWALGVDGKNRAFRLCKLLGNETRDPIEALTFLQSVPATDLVGKTFKTVTNDERHRGLPIHFCPSIEKKYGHNEVFLPEHPEQAFHNRDSVNVPLMIGYNSREGLVLLLTESKKIEYRNKNPSSFVPREIYNVVNEGKLKEIGLKIKEFYFGGQDITIEDTEKICDLQSDLYFTYPIHYFIELYARNTLPVYMYSFNYDTDLNFFKNLMGASDIKGAAHVDELFYIFCCAMNRDYYEENESLRSIINNVTRLWTDFAKNGNPVSNSAINWQPYTIKNKEYLNIDKSMALGRYVDQRRIEFWKKMYKEAGLHCIRSNL, from the exons ATGTACCTAATgagtttatatgtaaaaaaaattttatttcaatcggCCAAAGTCCAAAGGTGCTTCATTACAAGATATTCTtcaaaaactaatataatgaAGAGG gaaccattagtaaatactaaaaatggTGAACTGAGAGGAtgtattaaaaagctatttgatggCACAGAATATTACAGCTTTAAAGGAATACCATATGCACAACCACCAGTTGGGAAACTGagatttaaa GCCCCATTACCTGCTAAACCATGGAAAGGTGTGTATGATGCTTTAAGACATGGCCCGATCTGTCCACAATTTGAAGCTCAAACACGCCAAGTTAAAGAAGGAAGTGAAGACTGCCTATATCTTAATGTTTATACAAAGTCCATAGAAAGCAGCACTAAAAGCCCTGTAATGGTTTTTATCCATGGTGGAGGCTTTATATCTGGTTCAGGCAATACTGATTTGTATGGCccagaatttattttacagcaCAATGTTGTGTTAGTTACTATAAACTATAGATTGGAAGTGTTTGGATTCCTTAACTTAGACATACCTGAAGTGCCAGGAAATGCTGGTATGAAAGACCAGGTTCTAGCACTGCGCTGGGtccaagaaaatattaatgattttggTGGTGATTCTAATAATGTTACAATTTTTGGTGAGAGTGCTGGTGCAGCATCTGTTACTTACCACATGGTATCACCTATGTCCaggaaattatttcataaagtgATTGCCCAAAGTGGTGTATGTACAGCAAATTGGGCACTGGGTGTTGATGGAAAAAATAGGGCTTTTAGATTGTGTAAATTATTAGGGAATGAGACTAGAGATCCTATTGAAGCTCTAACATTCTTGCAAAGTGTACCAGCAACTGACTTGGTTGGTAAAACCTTTAAAACAGTAACCAACGATGAAAGACATAGAGGTcttccaatacatttttgtccTAGTATTGAAAAGAAATATGGCCATAATGAGGTTTTTTTACCAGAACATCCAGAACAGGCATTTCATAATCGTGATTCTGTGAATGTGCCATTAATGATTGGGTATAACTCAAGAGAAggattagttttattattaactgagTCTAAGAAAATTGAATATAGGAACAAAAATCCATCCTCCTTTGTACcaagagaaatatataatgtagtgAATGAgggtaaattaaaagaaatagggctgaaaataaaagaattctACTTTGGTGGTCAAGATATAACAATCGAAGATACTGAGAAAATCTGCGACTTACAATCAgacttatattttacatacccaatacattattttattgagcTTTATGCGAGGAATACTCTAccagtatatatgtatagcttTAACTATGATACagatttaaacttttttaaaaatttgatggGAGCCAGTGACATAAAGGGAGCAGCTCATGTTgatgaattgttttatatattctgtTGTGCAATGAATAGAGATTATTATGAGGAAAATGAAAGTCTGAGAAGTATTATCAATAATGTAACTAGACTTTGGACTGATTTTGCTAAAAATGG GAACCCAGTATCAAACAGTGCAATAAATTGGCAGCCAtacactataaaaaataaagaatatcttaatattgataaaagcaTGGCACTTGGAAGGTATGTAGATCAAAGAAGAATTGAATTTTGGAAGAAAATGTACAAAGAAGCAGGCTTACATTGTATAAGAAGTAATTTATAG